acattttcaaaagtATTGTTggagttagaaaaaaaatgtaattttaggtatatgtaatatcattttaatatgattttataaaattagattatgtttaaaatttatttattaaaataatattaaagttgttTCTAATCTTATTATCTTATGCGTAATAAATATGTTATCATATCATTTATTAAGGTTTAATATTaagttgaatatatatatatatatatatatatatatatatatatatatttcggtataaaaaaatatattattatattgactaaaaaatataaatttacaatataaaagtaaatacaaatcttattttataaaaaaaattataaattaagttaaatttaaaatttattacatgaaatatataaaatatatttctaaaaacattttattgtacccatacaaaaatatgaaagtatTGAAACTgttatacctttttttttttatcaatatttgcatgaattgaatatatttcttttatgtgtgcaaatttgtttaattgctTAAAATAATTGTACTAAAATGAttagatttctttttcattctcataAAAAAGTTTAGCCAACATCAAAACTGATAAAAACATGTCTTAATAGAAAATTTCTATTTCAAATATCATttgtaaactaaaaataaaataaaaattaaccaATTAGCTTAAAGACGAAGTGTAACTTAAATATATCATCATATATATTTCGCCTTCAGAAAACAAAATTCAGAtacaacaattaaatatatcCTTGACGTGGTTTGTTTTCTTCAGCTTGAATCTTCAATACAATGTCTCAAATGTTCAAAAGAAGAGGCAACAAAATCGAACCCTGCCCTTAAAGATGAAAAATCCAACAAGTTTAAGCATCTTGAAGCCAAAGAAATTGCTGGCCACCATTACTTTGGCATCACTAATTTGCTAGAACTCCTACGCTCTCAGAGGGCCATCAATGAACTTAAAGCTGCACAGAAGTCCTCTAAGAAAATAGTGGAACAACTGTCGCAGAATGTTGAAGACAAAAGAGTCTTCCGCAAATGTAGAGAATGCAAGAACACTGAAACAGTGTTAGATGACTTAAAAGACAAGTTGTCAAGGGAAAAAAGAAGTAGAGAAAGGATTGAGTTGTTCAATGCCAAATTGGTACATGAACTGGCTAAAACCAAGATATATTCCCAGCAGTGCATGACAAACTacagcaaagaaaagaaaaaaagaaaaatgttagaGGAAGTGTGTAATGAATTAGCCATGCAAGTGAGGGAAGACACGGCTAAGCTTGAGGAATTGCTAAGCGATTCCGTGAAGATTTGCAAGGAAGTGGAAGAAGAGAGGGAGATGATGGAAATGGCTGAGCTATGGCGAGAAGAACGTGTACAAATGAAGCTAGCCGATGCACAGATTTTACTTGAAGATAAATATAATGAGATGGTCCAGTTGATTGCTTTTCTCCAAGTGTTCTTGAGATCAAGGGGTGCCGAGATAGACACCACTGAACTAGAGGACGCTCAATTGATCAAAGAGATAGTTGAATCAGTGAGTATTAAACGCATTGTAGAGCTTTCATATGATTTCTCGAAGTCAGATGTTTCAACTTTCGAGGAGCTAATTGGAAAAGACAACACAGGTTCCTATATCGCATTTACTAGCCCCTTGTCCAACATACACATTGAAAGTCTTGATGAAGTGCTGAATGAAAGTCCTAAACATCATACGAGTCCTTGCAGTGACTATGATATTTGCTTAGAACTAACTAATTCGACGGAACCTATCGGCTATACGGAGGATCAGAAGTGTGTTGATTTTAACCAAGAGAAGGATACATTTGGTTTGAAATCTTTGAAGACAGGAATTAATGGGGTATGCTCAGCATCTGTGGGAAACTTAAAGAGGAAAGCTTTTCTTACTTCTAAACAACTAAGGTCATGCCTGAACGGTGGAATAACGATTTCCTCGTCAAAATCGTCTCAATGTAAAAGGGCAGGCCTAGGTGATGGTTGGCACAAACAAAAGGAGTGCAACCGTAGAATTCCAACAAGCCCTATTCAAAATGCAGGGAGTAGTTCTCAGTTTAAAGATTCTGGTGAAGGTAGCTTCAAACCCTCCGAGCTGTTGGAACAAGGAAACTGTGCATACAATAACATGAACCCACACATAAACCGTGGGATGAGAGGGTGCACAGAATGGCCTCGGCGTCTTACCAAAGACTAATCATATTTCTAACactaacaatatttttacacCCTCTTTTATGGCATTAGACAGTTGAGACAACCCTCTTACCATTcagaaatataatttcaaatggAAAGCAGTTACTAGCCAAAGTTTTATTGTTTGGTTCAGTTTTTAAGCTTCAAGAGTAGGGATTATCCATGTCCATTACTATTTCCATGGGTGGATGACTTGCTGGATTTGGGAAgatctttaatatatttcaagtaTTCATacttgtatttttgaaatatgatttttccTCTTAAGATATATAAGATATACTTATTTCTACTgctaaaattgaatatatttttttaaacattattcattttaaataggcATATTTGTACAgcacaataaatttaaattttaagatgtACTTTTTAAAGTCAAAACGTGTTGAtaaattgcataaaaaaaaacaaatgaaattatgTTTCTTATggacttaattaatttaagaattttgaaatatgtttgaaataaaACTAGCGATTGaatttaacaatataaatttgagaattttagtaaaaaaagttCCCTCCTTAATGTTAACCTGATTTTTGGATGCATCCATTGTGAAACTCCAAATTCATTCACAAGAATTTACCAAATTCAGTGTGTATTGAGGTTTTCATAAggataataatatatgttgataCACTTACACTTATTTATCatgatatttatgatatttataagaagaaagtgaaaagtaatacgtaaaataattttttttattttcaaaacccTCTTTCTCTCCTACTACCTCAGTCTTTGACCAATGGCAGCAACTCCTTCCGATTGGGCACCAAATGGATGAGAGCTTTAAATTATAGTATTCATATGAATTGCTTCATGTAtcaaattagagaaaaaaacatttcgagaataaaagaaatagaaaagtaatgtagagatgatgatgaaaattatatatgacaATGCAGTTTCATATTTGGTAAGTTAAAAACCGATAAGTACTTCCTAACCTGCATTAGTATCACATTATGTTGAATGTTCAGTCATACTAAAGGTTCTTTATTTTTCTACGTAAAGTGTAGATGTTCGTGTTGgatctttgaaaaatcttttgCATGTCTTAGAAAGTAACAATGTTGCTAGTtggttaatttttattattatttcctcAATGATTGTATACATGATACTAATTTATACAAATTCTTTCAGATGTACAAAGATTGTTGTAATTACACGAAAATTTCTAGTTTATTGGTGGAGATGATAGTCATGGTGATGGTGACGATGACGATGAGGATAATGGTAACAATGACGGTGATAATAATGGTAACGGTAATGATAATAACAGTGAGAGTGACGGTGACAGTAACAGTCACAATTATAGTTACAATTACGATGACGATGACGGCGACGGTAAGGATTATAGTGACGGTAACAATGATAATGATAGTAACAGTAGTGGTAACAGTGACTATGAAAGTCACGGTAACCCGGTAATGGTAAAGGTCACAGTAACGGTCACGATCACATAATGGTAATGGTAACGGTACTAATAACGGTAACAATATTGGTAACcgtaacaacaacaataatgaCAATGATAACGATAATGGTAACGATAACAATATCCATAACAATAAAAGTAACGATAACGGTAATGATAACGGTAGTGTTTTCAAAGCGAGTTACCCGGCCTAACCCACCATGATTTGGTCACTTAATGAGTCAACTCAACCCGGGTCACTTAGTAGTTAATCCAACCCGGTCCACTTATTAGTGAgctgaaaaaatttgaactcaGACTAGCGTGTTGGTGGATTAAACGGGGTTGACTCATTAGAtcacttaattataagtttttttttaaatccaaaaaaattacaatttcttttgtaattcaaatctaactaaatttcactctaaaaatgatgttaaactttaaaaataattaaaaaaaaaagtttaccaTACAATTCCAATGTAACCCAAAAGCAAGCTAAAAAGGGGGAAACAAATAAGTTTCTAATATTGATCATTTTTTTGtcacttatccatttataatattagagtcttgaatagataacttcataatatatttttctcttgaaacatcttctttatccccatttacaatacaataaaaaaatattaactaataaatagaaagacaaaataataaataattaaattaaattaggtgggttggtgagcgaACCCGACTCGGGTGGATCGGGTATTAAGTGGACCGGGTTGAAAATTGACTcgcataaaaaagttaaattttttttaagccCAACTCGATCCGAACCCGtggtataataataataataataataataataataataataataataataataataataataaaagtaaacattatGAATAAGAAATTAGATTGCCCttgttccatttttttcttttttgtttttgaaactccTTTTTTCTATGTTCACACCCCTTAACTTTTACAATTTACccaatttagttattttttgaCCTATTTTTTAATGTTCATTCCTGTCTGCTTAGTGGGTTGGATTAGACCTTATCTAGTTTTcgttttttaacatatttttaaatctttatttattataaattttatcatttcataatgatactttaaattattctcatcatatttatttgtcataaataaaaaatattaaaactagtCCATATGAATAAAAAGAACACTACGCAATTGAAAGCGAATAATTAATTGAGATcaataagtaattaaatataaatataaataaataaatcaatcaattataactgaagataaatattaataaataaataattatgacaATGCAAAAGTAAATGTAAACGAATGAATAGATGATATCAAtgtctaaatatatatatatatatatatatatatatatatatatatatatatatatatatatatatatttaaaagactagttcataattatatataattataactaagtaaattaaaaaattaaaataatattataaatacttttttttatttcttttttcttcctttttttttctcattcctttttatctcttttctctttttttttttctttttcttttcttttcgcCTCCGGTAAACATTTCTTAGTTCTTATAAATACgtgtaagtaattttttatttcattttatcttaaaattttataattacgaagaaaagataattttattctcttccttttatattgtaattatgaaaaataggtttttatcttttccttatctttaagtaataaattaattcaggaacaattttaatatattatatatcttatattattttaacaaaaataacaaatatttatataatttataaataacataattctgatatattgtataaaaaatattttataaattttgagatACTACAAATAACTGAAgtcaacatttttaaattacatgaaaaaaaaaaacattgaataaataagaaagaaaaaacaaaataaaaggtgATATTTCAGGTACATAAACGTATTTAATTCATGAAATTACGTTATATATTGTATATTCAATTTTACAGACAGAAACCCAAAGAGACGCTAAATTGTCCTTGAACTTAAAAGTTAGAACTGTAAACATTTCACTTGGATCTGAAAATAACGTCTACATTGTATTACCAAATCGTGTTATGAATCATATCGCAAGATATTTTTGTTGCAATGCGGAATCAAACATGCTGTAACATTCATagttaaaaaggataaaattaagaatatattcATTTGTCCAACCAACTAATTAACAAGAAACAGATCCACCAAAGTTAGGTGTGATTTTTGAATCACTTCAAAGTTAGGTGAGTCCTTGAATTGGGTGGTGATGGATGGGTGTTTCTTACTCAAAATAACAAAGACCATTTCGGATGACCATGTTTCGCAATTGAAAAGCTTTAAAGCATCTGAAATAGAGTAGTAGTAATGTAATTTTATGGTTTTCACTTTCTACTGTTGTTTCTCTGGTTTAACcgttaaatgtaattttaaataattaaaccgAATTAAAATAGTGTCTCCGAAATTAATTGAAGATGTTGCCAAGGTGGCACAAAGACAGTGTGGGTTTTACCTTCACTAAAAGCGGCGGATAGGTATATTCAAGACCCTTTTCAAACCTACTTCACCTCTATTTAAAACATACCAAACACATTTCTCATTTTACATCGACGCTCCCACTTCACTCTCTCTGCAACCAAACCAAATGGCTCCCGTACCTAACGGTACCATTCCCTCCGCTCCCGTCACCGGACGCCTCTCCTCCGTCTACAGCGAGGTGCAGAAGAAGCGCGTCGACCACGCGCTTCCTCTTCCCTCCGTCCTCAAACATCCCTTCACCATTATCGACGGTCCTCCAAGCTCCGCCGCCGGAAATCCAGGTCAGTCTCCCTCCCTCATCTCGATCCGTTAACTCTCCTTCATTCTCATCGCGAGTGCGCGCTTGCAGACGAGATCGCCAAGCTCTTTCCACATTTGTTCGGGCAACCTTCAGCAGCGTTGGCGCCTAGCGACCCGCGTGTGGCGCAGACGCACCATAAGTTGAAGATTGGGGTGGTTCTGTCTGGAGGCCAGGCTCCGGGAGGCCACAATGTCATTTCTGGAATCTTCGGTAACGCTCATTTTCAAATCTGATTTAGTGAAAcgttcttttcttcttcttcttcttctgctgaGATTTAACTTCTTTAATGTTTTATGCGTCTTAGATTACCTTCAAGAACGCGCACAAGGAAGCACGTTGTATGGTTTCAGAGGTGGTCCCGCTGGCATTATGAAGTGCAAATACGTTGAACTCACCTCTGAGTATATTTATCCTTATAGAAATCAGGTCATTTTTTCTCTGTTACATATTTTGAATgctgttttatttctttttgctgAAATTTGGAGACATGCGATTGTAATAGTTTGatagttttctaattttataaatatatctgGTGATTGATTGATTGgagaattataattattattataatcataacaattttaataattttaataattataattattgtccttataatattattttgatcatttttgtATGCTTGTGATGGTGTTggttaaactattttttaaaaacaaaatttcaatattttaattgcTTTCCGTAAATAAATTGTTCGACAACACAAATGGCTTTCCAAGTTACTTACATTTATTCATTTGGCTTGCTACTCACAGTGACTCACGTTTTAAattcaaactaaaattaatataaacattaaatttataacttaataaaaatacatgtgtttacacttatttattcatatatatatatatatatatatatatatatatatatatatatatatatgtgtgtgtgtgtgtgtgtattgtGTACAATCATTGTCTCTTAATAATGTAAACTAAAACTATGtaagtatttaattttcaattctattaaataaaagacaatTGTATTCagaattgctttttttttttattagagtaACGGTATTAAGAAAGTCAAAATAATTTGTACATGGAGAAGATAGGATACAAAGAGGGGTGTGGGGATGATCTGGATTCCTTCAATTGATTTTTCATGCATTCACTCACTGTTGGTTCGGA
Above is a genomic segment from Vigna radiata var. radiata cultivar VC1973A chromosome 10, Vradiata_ver6, whole genome shotgun sequence containing:
- the LOC106774890 gene encoding uncharacterized protein LOC106774890; the protein is MASNDKTFPDPIICSAQILLPQIPPRRKHRNPGIAIAFRLRSSRNKKHSAGDSTSPVKFWKGSQKNEISARRLAAEWWQWQFMGGDVFPCAPSLPSSRYQAAQLNLKTRDIPWACLDDYQLMLTQYFIGYGLIYFILPFDMVKRFIFNMAIYSKSSSSDKISTLESVELANGKPRFHHYQNSGEKLKERKDEKMKSITILRSRNGLRRELESSIQCLKCSKEEATKSNPALKDEKSNKFKHLEAKEIAGHHYFGITNLLELLRSQRAINELKAAQKSSKKIVEQLSQNVEDKRVFRKCRECKNTETVLDDLKDKLSREKRSRERIELFNAKLVHELAKTKIYSQQCMTNYSKEKKKRKMLEEVCNELAMQVREDTAKLEELLSDSVKICKEVEEEREMMEMAELWREERVQMKLADAQILLEDKYNEMVQLIAFLQVFLRSRGAEIDTTELEDAQLIKEIVESVSIKRIVELSYDFSKSDVSTFEELIGKDNTGSYIAFTSPLSNIHIESLDEVLNESPKHHTSPCSDYDICLELTNSTEPIGYTEDQKCVDFNQEKDTFGLKSLKTGINGVCSASVGNLKRKAFLTSKQLRSCLNGGITISSSKSSQCKRAGLGDGWHKQKECNRRIPTSPIQNAGSSSQFKDSGEGSFKPSELLEQGNCAYNNMNPHINRGMRGCTEWPRRLTKD